TATCGAGTGTGGTAACTTTAGCCAAATGTTTTTTCACAGAACGATAGACCAGCTTATCGTAAACCGGTTCACCGGCTGCTGTCATAAATAAAAAACAAGACCCTTCTCCGAAAAGTTCACGCCGTTCGGCAATATAGGCGGTTAAATCGCGATTTATTTCCCGTGGGTACGGAACCAACCGCTCCTTGTTTCTCTTCCCCAGAACTTTCACCATACATTCGTTTAGGTTCAGATCTTCCGTTTTTATGGCTCGAAGTTCCGCCAAACGAATTCCGGTCCCGTAGAAGAGGCTTATCATGGCCTTATCGCGCAAGCCTTCAAAATCATCACTGAAATACTTCCCGTCCAGCAACCGGTTGATTTCGGTTTCCTGAAGAAATGAAGGAAGACGCTTGCTCACCTTTGGCGCAATGACCCGATCCATAGGATTGGTCTCCAGCAACTCTTCCCGCATCATAAATCTGAAATAGGTCTTCAGCGTTGAAAGTTTCCGGTTCACCGTCCGGGCCGAAATATCCTGTTCCATCATGGAAATAATCCACTGTCTGACCAAGTGAAAATCGACCGCCTCTAAACAAAAATCCTCCACCAATTCATTCCCGAAAGAAATAAACTGATCGAGGTCTTTTTTATAGGCCGCCATCGTATGTGGCGAATAACGCTTTTCGTATTTCAGATAATTCAGAAATGATTCCTGATTAAACATTGAAAAGGGTTAAGAGATTCTGAATTCAAGATACGAAAAAAATCGTACCCATTACACATGTCTCAGCCCTTAACATGCCTTAATCTTCCTCACGCTGCATTTGCTGAATATAGATCGCTTTTTTAATCTCCGTGCGACGCTCAACCGAAGGTTTGGTATAAGCCTGACGGCTACGCAGTTCTTTTACTACTCCGGTTTTTTCAAATTTTCTTTTGAAACGCTTGAGAGCACGTTCGATGTTCTCTCCTTCTTTCAAGGGAATTACAATCATACCGTTTCCTTATTACTTATTTATTCGAGTTTCTTTATTATTCCTGATTTCGGGTCGCAAATTTATGAATATTCCGTTACGAATCAAACTGTCAGCACCAAATAATTAGCACCAACAACAAATTATGCTGCCGAAAATTACGGCGCAAAGATAATGTAAGGTTGTAGTTTTTCAACTTTTTCAGGAAGGAAAATATCACCCAGCGCTTCGAAACCTTCGATCTTCCCCTCTTTTTCCCTTTTGTTCACTACTGCTTTGGCTTCACGGTAGCTGATATACGGATGACGGGCCAAATCGCCCAGCGAGGCAAAGTTGATTTGAATGGACCGCACAGAGTCCGCTGTTACCTTTAAATAAGGAACAGCCCGGTCGTAGTGTTCCGGCCTCAGACCATACACCTCCTTCAATTGCCCGGTGGAATAATAGCCCCCCAGCAGCCTGCGGTATCTTACAATTCGCCCGGCCAGCACCGGACCGATTCCCGGTAGTTTTTCCAAACTGACAGAATCAGCACGGTTTAAATCGACAACCGGAATCACGTTCTCCGTTACCGAAACCGCCGCTCGCACCTCGCTCTTAGCACTTGCCACTAACGTACGGACAGGTTTAACCTCTGTACTTTTTGTAGCCCGAGGTGTTGCATCTTCTTTCATCCGGACAAAAGGAATAAGCTTTTCACTGACCGAATCGGGTAAACCATAGATTTTTCCAATATCTTCCGGTTTCCGAAAATGCCCTCCTTTTCGTAGATAGTTCACCCAGTTCGATGCCGATTTTTCCGCAATCCCCATTTCCACCAACTCTTTTCGGGAAACCTTGTTGGGATTGAACGGAACTGGATGTAGCTGGTACTCCTCCCGCAACAGACTGTCCTGCTTTTTCTGATAAGCTGCAACCTCTTCTTCCCATTCGGTGAAATCATATTTCGGAGATGGAACAATAACAGGCAACAACAGATTAATTGCTACCATTACCAATAAAACAGCAAGTAAAATCAAAACTCCGTTTTTCTCTCTTTTCGAGAAACTGAAATATGTACGCAGAAATGGAAATTTCATAGATCAGATGTTCTGAATTGGCAACTTCTATATTAAAGTTACAAAAAAAAGCTTCCTGTTAACCAGAAAGCTTTTCCCGAAGGTTGATATTTTCAATTTAGAATTTCAGAATCCCAAGACTATTCAAAAAGACAAAGGCGATGGCCACCGGCGCCAGAAACTTGATGATGAAATAATATAACTTAAAGAGTTTCTCGTGCCCACCTTCCCCTTCAACGCCATCTTTTACTACCGCCTTCTTAAGAATATAACCGGCAAAAATCGTAATCAATAATCCGCCGAAAGGCAACAATATATTGGAGGAAACATAGTCGAACAAATCAAATGCTGTCTTATCAAACAGGGTATTATCTTTTAACGGACCATAGGACAAGGCACTCAAAACTCCTAAAACACCAACTGTTGCCCCCGACAACCAGGTTGCTTTTTTACGGCTAATATTTAACTCCTCTGTGAAATAGGCCACAATCACCTCCAGCAATGAAATAGAGGACGTAAGTGCGGCGATGACAAGCAGAACAAAGAATAACAATGCAAAGAAGTATCCTCCCGGCATCTGCTGAAAAATATTAGGCAATGTAATAAACACCAGTTTAGGCCCGGCATCCGGCTCGATATTGAAAGCAAAAACCGCTGGGAAAATGGCAACTCCGGCCAACACGGCTATCAGTGTATCGGCTAACGAAACGGAAGCCGCAGTACTCATCAGTCTTTCCTTCCGGTTAATGTAGGAACCATAGGTTATAATGGTTCCCATCCCCAGACTAAGCGAAAAGAAAGCCTGGCCCAGGGCTTCCAAAACCGTGTTGGCACTCAGCTTGCTGAAATCGGGTTTGAATAGAAAATCCAGCCCTTCGCCTGCGCCGGGAAGCGTAATCGCTCTAATATCGAGGATAATGATGATCACCAGCAAAACCGGCATCAAAATCTTTGTATACTTCTCAATCCCTTTCTGAACACCTGCCACAACAATCGCCGCTGTCAGAAAAAGAAAAATAAGCATCCAAACTACCGGCCAGACTGAACCTGAAACAAAATCGTTATACATCGCATTCAACTCTACCGGCGTTTTCCCCGCAAAGCCATTTTTAACGGCCTGAAGCGTGTATTCTAACGTCCATCCGGCTACGGCACTGTAGAAAGACAAAATAAGAAATGCAGCAGCTACGCCCATAATACCAACTGCCGGCCATCCGGTTTTCGGGGCAAGGAATTTAAAGGTACCGTAAGCATTTCGTTGAGCGCTTCTTCCAAGCGTCATTTCGGTTAGCATTAACGGGATACCAATCAGGATTATGAAAAACAGGTACATCAGGAAAAACGCTCCTCCTCCGTTTTCTCCCAGCACATAAGGAAATCGCCAAATGTTACCCAGTCCGATGGCCGAACCGGCCGCTGCAGCGATAACTCCAAAGCGACTTGAAAAGCTGTCTCTGTTGCCTTGCATAAGGTGGTCAGTGTTAGTTTGAAGAATGAGACTACAGGTAATCTCTATTTAGAATAAATAAAGTTATTTATAATCAAGTTATTATAGCGGGCAAATTTGTCACTTTTTTTCGAATTGCCCAAGAGCCTCCCCATGCTGCACAATGCACATAAACACAAAAAAACCACCCGAAGGTGGTTTTCATGATATAAGAGAAATAAGAAAATTTTGCTATTAGTTGCGATCCAAAGCGTTCAGTGCTTCGAAAGCTTCTTTCAGGCGATCGATGACACCTTGCTCACCGGCACGCAGCCATACACGAGGATCATAGTATTTTTTGTTCGGCTTTTCGTCACCTTCCGGGTTACCAATCTGTGATTGCAGGTAATCGTGGTTTTTAGCTTCGAATTCACGAACACCATTCCACATAGCCCACTGAGTATCGGTATCGATATTCATTTTGATAACACCATAACCGATAGCTTCGTGGATTTCTTCCGGCTTGGAACCTGAACCACCGTGGAATACAAAGTTAACCGGCTTCTTGTCTTCAAGACCCAGTTTTTCAGCAATGTAATCCTGAGAGTTTTTCAGGATAATCGGACGCAATACGACGTTACCCGGTTTGTAAACTCCGTGTACATTACCAAATGAGGCTGCAACCGTGAAGTTCGGAGATACTTTGCTCAATTCAGTGTAAGCATAGTAAACGTCTTCCGGCTGAGTATACAGCAATGAGTTATCGATTCCGGTATTGTCAACACCGTCTTCTTCACCACCGGTGATACCCAACTCAATTTCAAGGGTCATACCCATTTTGCTCATGCGAGCCAGGTATTTTTTCGAAATCTCGATGTTTTCTTCCAGTGTCTCTTCTGACAGGTCGAGCATGTGCGAACTGAACAACGGTTTTCCGTATTGCTCGAAATGCTTTTCACCAGCATCAAGCAAACCGTCAATCCAGGGCAACAGTTTTTTTGCTGCGTGGTCAGTATGAAGAATTACATGTACTCCGTATGCCTCAGCAACGGTATGAATATGTTTGGCAGCTGAAATTCCTCCAAGAATAGCAGCTTGCTGACCTTCGAGTTTCAACCCTTTACCTGCATAAAAAGAAGCACCACCGTTTGAAAGCTGGATGATGACCGGTGAGTTAACAACTTTAGCAGCTTCCAATACTGCGTTAACTGTATCGGTTCCGGTTACGTTTACTGCCGGAAGAGCGAAGTTGTTCTCTTTAGCTACTTTAAAAATGGTCTGAAGGTCTTCCCCGGTTACAACACCAGGCTTAATGTTTTCGAATAATTTTGCGCTCATAGCTCTTATTTTACAGGTAGATGTAACTTACTATAAATAACCTAATTCTCTTGGTTATCATGTTAAATAACCGGTTGCAAAGGTACGAATAAAAAATGGAATAATGTTTTACAACACCTGTTAAAACAACGTTAAAAGGGATAGCCAATTGCGAACGTAACGTTGAAGTCATCAGATGTTATCGGGCTGTTGCCGACAATCCATCTGGAGCCTTCGGGGCGGGAAGGATCGCGCAATTTCATACCAATATCCAACCGAAAAATAACATAGGAAAAGTCGAAGCGGAAACCGGTTCCCGTTCCAACAGCCAGCTCTTTGTAGAACTGTCCTAGCCGGAATTCGGTTCCGGGGCGGTTATCATTCAACGACCAGATATTTCCCACATCAAGGAAAAGAGCCCCCTCCAACATACCAATCATCTTGTAACGGTATTCGATATTACCTTCCAGTTTAACGTCTCCCGTCTGATTGGGGAAAGCATTCGGATCGGCTTTATAACTACCCGGACCAAGTGAACGGACCGGCCAGGCCCGGATATCATTGGCTCCACCGGTAAAATATTTCCGTTCGAACGGAACCTGCTTCGAGTTACCATACGGAACAGCAATTCCACCAAAACCACGAATGACTACCGTATTGTATTTATCGAGCACCCAGCCCTGACGATATTCCAAATCGGTTCGGAAATACTGGGCA
This Prolixibacter sp. NT017 DNA region includes the following protein-coding sequences:
- a CDS encoding sodium-dependent transporter, translated to MQGNRDSFSSRFGVIAAAAGSAIGLGNIWRFPYVLGENGGGAFFLMYLFFIILIGIPLMLTEMTLGRSAQRNAYGTFKFLAPKTGWPAVGIMGVAAAFLILSFYSAVAGWTLEYTLQAVKNGFAGKTPVELNAMYNDFVSGSVWPVVWMLIFLFLTAAIVVAGVQKGIEKYTKILMPVLLVIIIILDIRAITLPGAGEGLDFLFKPDFSKLSANTVLEALGQAFFSLSLGMGTIITYGSYINRKERLMSTAASVSLADTLIAVLAGVAIFPAVFAFNIEPDAGPKLVFITLPNIFQQMPGGYFFALLFFVLLVIAALTSSISLLEVIVAYFTEELNISRKKATWLSGATVGVLGVLSALSYGPLKDNTLFDKTAFDLFDYVSSNILLPFGGLLITIFAGYILKKAVVKDGVEGEGGHEKLFKLYYFIIKFLAPVAIAFVFLNSLGILKF
- the fbaA gene encoding class II fructose-bisphosphate aldolase, which produces MSAKLFENIKPGVVTGEDLQTIFKVAKENNFALPAVNVTGTDTVNAVLEAAKVVNSPVIIQLSNGGASFYAGKGLKLEGQQAAILGGISAAKHIHTVAEAYGVHVILHTDHAAKKLLPWIDGLLDAGEKHFEQYGKPLFSSHMLDLSEETLEENIEISKKYLARMSKMGMTLEIELGITGGEEDGVDNTGIDNSLLYTQPEDVYYAYTELSKVSPNFTVAASFGNVHGVYKPGNVVLRPIILKNSQDYIAEKLGLEDKKPVNFVFHGGSGSKPEEIHEAIGYGVIKMNIDTDTQWAMWNGVREFEAKNHDYLQSQIGNPEGDEKPNKKYYDPRVWLRAGEQGVIDRLKEAFEALNALDRN
- a CDS encoding tyrosine-type recombinase/integrase; this encodes MFNQESFLNYLKYEKRYSPHTMAAYKKDLDQFISFGNELVEDFCLEAVDFHLVRQWIISMMEQDISARTVNRKLSTLKTYFRFMMREELLETNPMDRVIAPKVSKRLPSFLQETEINRLLDGKYFSDDFEGLRDKAMISLFYGTGIRLAELRAIKTEDLNLNECMVKVLGKRNKERLVPYPREINRDLTAYIAERRELFGEGSCFLFMTAAGEPVYDKLVYRSVKKHLAKVTTLDKKSPHILRHTFATHLLNHGADLNAIKELLGHANLAATQVYTHTSFEKLKEVYKQAHPRA
- a CDS encoding helix-hairpin-helix domain-containing protein, giving the protein MKFPFLRTYFSFSKREKNGVLILLAVLLVMVAINLLLPVIVPSPKYDFTEWEEEVAAYQKKQDSLLREEYQLHPVPFNPNKVSRKELVEMGIAEKSASNWVNYLRKGGHFRKPEDIGKIYGLPDSVSEKLIPFVRMKEDATPRATKSTEVKPVRTLVASAKSEVRAAVSVTENVIPVVDLNRADSVSLEKLPGIGPVLAGRIVRYRRLLGGYYSTGQLKEVYGLRPEHYDRAVPYLKVTADSVRSIQINFASLGDLARHPYISYREAKAVVNKREKEGKIEGFEALGDIFLPEKVEKLQPYIIFAP
- the rpsU gene encoding 30S ribosomal protein S21 — protein: MIVIPLKEGENIERALKRFKRKFEKTGVVKELRSRQAYTKPSVERRTEIKKAIYIQQMQREED